A part of Chitinimonas koreensis genomic DNA contains:
- a CDS encoding DMT family transporter: protein MHWLYLAIAIVAEVIATSALKASDGFSRTLPSLVVALGYAVAFYFLSLTLRSMPVGIAYAVWSGVGVVLIALIAWLRFGQALDLAAMIGMGLIVAGVVVLNLFSKVSAH from the coding sequence GTGCACTGGCTCTACCTGGCCATCGCCATCGTCGCCGAGGTGATCGCGACCTCGGCGCTGAAGGCTTCGGACGGCTTCAGCCGGACCTTGCCGTCGCTGGTGGTGGCGCTCGGCTACGCGGTGGCCTTCTACTTCCTGTCGCTGACGCTGCGCAGCATGCCGGTCGGCATCGCTTACGCGGTCTGGTCCGGCGTCGGCGTGGTGCTGATCGCGCTGATCGCCTGGCTGCGCTTCGGCCAGGCGCTGGACCTGGCGGCGATGATCGGCATGGGCCTGATCGTGGCCGGCGTGGTGGTGCTCAACCTGTTCTCCAAGGTATCGGCGCATTGA
- a CDS encoding AI-2E family transporter, giving the protein MKRRRPLKPVWSRYWPIALGLSALVVLYLLAPVLAPFVTAAVLAYILEPLVVRLVALRWPRALAVSAVLAGVALMLIALVLVVVPLFIRQLAAVLDYGPELLTWLRDTARPWLMMHTGFDPDFDVEQVKTWLTDHGSEAGQALGAMLPSLKTGGLALLGFVANLVLVPVVLFYFLRDWDALLASLDELPPRRWHALLHDVIDEVDDVLGQFLRGQLSVILIMSLFYSVALWLCGLKSSLAIGVVAGLLVFVPYLGVIVGVALATLAALLQFQSLAGLLPVWAVFLLGQLIEGFVVTPKLVGERIGLHPVAVIFALMAFGQLFGFVGVLLALPLAAMLLVGLRRLRRHYLDSHLYRR; this is encoded by the coding sequence ATGAAACGTCGCCGCCCGCTCAAACCCGTCTGGTCCCGCTACTGGCCGATCGCGCTGGGCTTGTCCGCCCTGGTCGTGCTCTACCTGCTCGCTCCGGTGCTGGCGCCCTTCGTCACCGCCGCGGTGCTGGCCTACATCCTCGAGCCGCTGGTGGTCCGCCTGGTCGCGCTACGCTGGCCGCGCGCGCTGGCGGTCAGCGCGGTGCTGGCCGGCGTGGCGCTGATGCTGATCGCGCTGGTGCTGGTGGTGGTGCCGCTGTTCATCCGCCAGCTCGCCGCGGTGCTCGACTACGGTCCCGAACTGCTGACCTGGCTGCGCGACACGGCGCGGCCCTGGCTGATGATGCACACCGGTTTCGACCCCGATTTCGACGTCGAGCAGGTCAAGACCTGGCTGACCGACCACGGCAGCGAGGCCGGCCAGGCGCTCGGCGCGATGCTGCCCTCGCTGAAGACCGGCGGCCTGGCGCTGCTCGGCTTCGTCGCCAACCTGGTGCTGGTGCCGGTGGTGCTGTTCTATTTCCTGCGCGACTGGGATGCCTTGCTGGCCAGCCTGGACGAATTGCCGCCGCGGCGCTGGCATGCGCTGCTGCACGACGTGATCGACGAGGTCGACGACGTGCTGGGCCAGTTCCTGCGCGGCCAGTTGTCGGTGATCCTGATCATGTCGCTGTTTTACAGCGTCGCCCTGTGGCTGTGCGGGCTCAAGTCCTCGCTGGCGATCGGCGTGGTGGCGGGCCTCCTGGTGTTCGTGCCCTATCTCGGCGTGATCGTCGGCGTCGCGCTGGCCACGCTGGCCGCGCTGCTGCAGTTCCAGTCGCTGGCCGGCCTGCTGCCGGTCTGGGCGGTGTTCCTGCTGGGCCAGCTGATCGAGGGTTTCGTGGTCACGCCCAAGCTGGTCGGCGAGCGCATCGGCCTGCACCCGGTGGCGGTGATCTTCGCCCTGATGGCCTTCGGCCAGCTGTTCGGCTTCGTCGGCGTGCTGCTGGCGCTGCCGCTGGCGGCGATGCTGCTGGTCGGCCTGCGCCGGCTGCGGCGGCATTATCTCGACAGCCACCTGTACCGGCGGTAA
- a CDS encoding HIT family protein produces the protein MASSPCPLCEQPGGELIWQSALYRVILVDEAGYPGFCRVVFNRHVAEMTALPPEERTALMNAVYAVEETLRSELAPDKINLASLGNVVPHLHWHVIPRWRDDPHFPAPIWAAAAREAPTRPVDLTRLKAALASRLLMLESFAKE, from the coding sequence ATGGCTTCTTCCCCCTGCCCGCTGTGCGAACAACCTGGCGGCGAGCTGATCTGGCAATCCGCGCTCTACCGGGTGATCCTGGTCGACGAAGCGGGCTACCCCGGCTTCTGCCGCGTGGTGTTCAACCGCCACGTCGCCGAGATGACCGCGCTGCCGCCCGAGGAGCGCACTGCGCTGATGAACGCGGTGTATGCGGTGGAAGAAACCCTGCGCAGCGAGCTCGCGCCCGACAAGATCAATCTCGCCAGCCTGGGCAACGTGGTGCCGCACCTGCACTGGCACGTGATCCCGCGCTGGCGCGACGACCCGCATTTCCCCGCACCGATCTGGGCCGCCGCGGCACGCGAAGCGCCGACCCGGCCGGTCGACCTGACCCGGCTCAAGGCGGCGCTGGCCTCCCGGCTCTTGATGCTCGAATCGTTCGCAAAGGAGTGA
- a CDS encoding glutathione S-transferase N-terminal domain-containing protein — MMTLYSGTSCPFSHRCRIVLFEKGMDFQIVDVDMHNKPEDLAVMNPYNEVPVLVERDLVLYESNIINEYIDERFPHPQLMPADPIMRGRARLMLHNFERELFVHVKVLETSGTSKKDLEKARGVIRDNLGQIAPIFAKQKFMLGEEFSMLDVAIAPLLWRLEHYGVEVSKPMAPILKYAERLFGRQAFIDSMTPNEKAMRK, encoded by the coding sequence ATGATGACCCTGTATTCCGGCACCTCCTGCCCCTTCAGCCACCGTTGCCGCATCGTCCTGTTCGAGAAGGGCATGGACTTCCAGATCGTCGACGTGGACATGCACAACAAGCCGGAAGACCTGGCGGTGATGAACCCGTACAACGAAGTGCCGGTGCTGGTCGAGCGCGACCTGGTGCTGTACGAGTCGAACATCATCAACGAGTACATCGACGAGCGCTTCCCGCACCCGCAGCTGATGCCGGCCGATCCGATCATGCGCGGCCGCGCCCGCCTGATGCTGCACAACTTCGAGCGCGAGCTGTTCGTGCACGTGAAGGTGCTCGAGACCAGCGGCACCTCGAAGAAGGATCTGGAGAAGGCCCGCGGCGTGATCCGCGACAACCTCGGCCAGATCGCGCCGATCTTCGCCAAGCAGAAGTTCATGCTGGGCGAGGAGTTCTCGATGCTCGACGTGGCTATCGCTCCGCTGCTGTGGCGCCTGGAGCACTACGGCGTGGAAGTGTCCAAGCCGATGGCGCCGATCCTCAAGTACGCCGAGCGCCTGTTCGGCCGCCAGGCCTTCATCGATTCGATGACGCCGAACGAAAAGGCCATGCGCAAGTAA
- a CDS encoding DUF3108 domain-containing protein produces the protein MAASLLLHLFTAFGEPLWLWLQSDSLDPAPLIKATQRKLKAQSVETTEPAGLEGVAPADRLLVRLGRRPARPPHGQPPPSAMSHHPAEPPIEPEKPTPRPTPEPEATTPAEVVAATPTPAPTPAAEAAAQAVQATPTPSPAAVAPTPTAVAANAEATPNPTDTAKPAGSDRPILDAAFPRKVDIAYTVKGIIEAQHRWRVQGKRYEIDTRASFGGLAFEWKSEGDIGRQGLRPRRLLEYRNNQPQPKYQADFDWDAKLVRQGEPGKQKEVPLGDNAFDAFSAAYQFALQGDRMPSFEVQILSGRNSYQVPFEIKGETELTLSGRKVPVLVMTGAYKQRRFEFYLAPEWHNLPVRIRAEDGDKTYDMIATDIGIDGKSVLRRIQREARDR, from the coding sequence TTGGCCGCGTCGCTGCTGCTGCACCTGTTCACCGCCTTCGGCGAGCCGCTATGGCTCTGGCTGCAGAGCGATTCGCTCGACCCCGCCCCGCTGATCAAAGCCACCCAGCGCAAGCTCAAGGCGCAGTCGGTCGAAACCACCGAGCCGGCCGGGCTCGAAGGCGTGGCGCCGGCCGACCGGCTGCTGGTCCGGCTCGGCCGCCGGCCGGCCCGGCCGCCGCACGGCCAGCCGCCGCCGAGCGCCATGAGCCACCATCCGGCCGAGCCGCCGATCGAGCCCGAAAAGCCCACGCCCAGGCCGACGCCCGAGCCCGAAGCGACCACGCCGGCCGAGGTCGTCGCGGCGACGCCGACACCCGCGCCGACGCCGGCCGCCGAAGCCGCCGCGCAAGCCGTCCAGGCCACGCCCACCCCCTCGCCCGCAGCGGTCGCGCCGACGCCGACCGCGGTGGCCGCGAACGCCGAAGCGACGCCCAATCCGACCGATACCGCCAAGCCGGCCGGCAGCGACAGGCCGATCCTCGACGCCGCCTTCCCGCGCAAGGTCGACATCGCCTATACCGTCAAGGGCATCATCGAGGCGCAGCACCGCTGGCGCGTGCAGGGCAAGCGCTACGAGATCGACACCCGCGCCAGCTTCGGCGGCCTGGCCTTCGAGTGGAAGAGCGAGGGCGACATCGGCCGCCAGGGCCTGCGGCCGCGCCGCCTGCTCGAGTACCGCAACAACCAGCCGCAACCCAAGTACCAGGCCGATTTCGACTGGGACGCCAAGCTGGTGCGCCAGGGCGAGCCCGGCAAGCAGAAGGAAGTGCCGCTCGGCGACAACGCCTTCGACGCCTTCTCGGCCGCCTACCAGTTCGCCCTGCAGGGCGACCGCATGCCGAGCTTCGAGGTGCAGATCCTCAGCGGCCGCAACAGCTACCAGGTGCCGTTCGAGATCAAGGGCGAAACCGAGCTGACGCTGTCGGGCCGGAAGGTGCCGGTGCTGGTGATGACCGGCGCCTACAAGCAGCGCCGCTTCGAGTTCTACCTGGCGCCCGAGTGGCACAACCTGCCGGTGCGCATCCGCGCCGAGGACGGCGACAAGACCTACGACATGATCGCCACCGACATCGGCATCGACGGCAAGTCCGTGCTGCGCCGCATCCAGCGCGAGGCGCGCGACCGGTGA
- a CDS encoding DUF3108 domain-containing protein has translation MPVGEAVQRWTLAQGQYKLDTEIKPILGPRIRYQSSGAVGNGGLKPADYAEYRGGDTPRNQVRFDWTARQVSYGAPDALKNAKLDDGAQDLNALPFQLAWLGDKSPARVQVVTGRKVRDDRFALAAPASVSLKGKTVAARVWRVPEGAMQPNSGWRRSWATCR, from the coding sequence ATGCCGGTCGGCGAGGCGGTGCAGCGCTGGACCTTGGCGCAAGGCCAGTACAAGCTCGACACCGAGATCAAGCCCATCCTCGGCCCGCGCATCCGCTACCAGAGCAGCGGCGCGGTCGGCAACGGCGGGCTCAAGCCGGCCGACTACGCCGAATACCGCGGCGGCGACACGCCGCGCAACCAGGTGCGCTTCGACTGGACCGCGCGCCAGGTCAGCTACGGCGCGCCCGACGCGCTCAAGAACGCCAAGCTGGACGACGGCGCGCAGGATCTCAACGCCCTGCCGTTCCAGCTGGCCTGGCTCGGCGACAAGAGCCCGGCCCGGGTCCAGGTGGTCACCGGCCGCAAGGTCCGCGACGATCGCTTCGCGCTGGCCGCGCCGGCCAGCGTCAGCCTCAAGGGCAAGACCGTCGCCGCCCGCGTCTGGCGCGTGCCCGAGGGGGCGATGCAACCGAATTCTGGCTGGCGCCGGAGCTGGGCAACCTGCCGGTGA
- a CDS encoding RsmB/NOP family class I SAM-dependent RNA methyltransferase — protein sequence MPSAPFHAALDALRAALGFAAPADAVLSRFFRENPKLGSHDRAFVAEAVFGVLRQKFTLDRICAPDPTPRKLLLAFLARSGHNLREFEQIVKREDERTFLAGVKAFKNDSLSAAERAELPDWAAAELLAGGMDETALVELGRALAQPAPLDLRVNTLKMKREAVLQELAALGLEAAATPLSPFGIRIHGRPSISRHTLFTEGAIEVQDEGSQLLGLLVAPRRGEMVADFCAGAGGKTLLLGMLMASTGRLYAFDVSEKRLANLKPRLARSGLSNVQPQRIESENDARVKRLAGKIDRVLVDAPCSGLGTLRRNPDLKFRQSAAAVDELNAKQAAILASAARLVKVGGRLVYATCSILPRENQDIVEAFLAAHPGFELVPANTVLAEQKVELDTGDYLRLDPQRHGCDGFFAAVLTRKA from the coding sequence ATCCCTTCGGCCCCCTTCCATGCCGCCCTCGATGCCCTGCGTGCCGCGCTGGGCTTCGCCGCCCCGGCCGACGCCGTGCTGTCGCGCTTCTTCCGCGAGAACCCCAAGCTCGGCAGCCATGACCGCGCCTTCGTGGCCGAAGCGGTGTTCGGCGTGCTGCGCCAGAAATTCACGCTCGACCGCATCTGCGCGCCCGATCCGACCCCGCGCAAGCTGCTGCTGGCCTTCCTGGCGCGCAGCGGCCACAACCTGCGCGAGTTCGAGCAGATCGTGAAGCGCGAGGACGAGCGCACCTTCCTGGCCGGCGTGAAGGCATTCAAGAACGACAGCCTGAGCGCGGCCGAGCGCGCCGAGCTGCCCGACTGGGCTGCCGCCGAGCTGCTGGCCGGCGGCATGGACGAAACGGCGCTGGTGGAGCTGGGCCGCGCGCTGGCGCAGCCGGCCCCGCTCGACCTCCGGGTGAACACGCTGAAGATGAAGCGCGAGGCGGTGCTGCAGGAACTGGCCGCGCTCGGCCTCGAGGCCGCCGCCACGCCGCTGTCGCCGTTCGGCATCCGCATCCATGGCCGGCCCTCGATCAGCCGCCATACGCTGTTCACCGAGGGCGCCATCGAGGTGCAGGACGAGGGCAGCCAGCTGCTCGGCCTGCTGGTCGCGCCGCGGCGCGGCGAGATGGTGGCCGACTTCTGCGCCGGCGCCGGCGGCAAGACGCTGCTCCTGGGCATGCTGATGGCGTCGACCGGCCGGCTGTACGCCTTCGACGTCAGCGAGAAGCGGCTGGCCAACCTCAAGCCGCGGCTGGCGCGCTCGGGCCTGTCCAACGTGCAGCCGCAGCGCATCGAGAGCGAGAACGACGCGCGGGTGAAGCGGCTGGCCGGCAAGATCGACCGGGTGCTGGTCGATGCGCCCTGCTCCGGCCTCGGCACGCTGCGGCGCAATCCCGACCTCAAGTTCCGCCAGAGCGCGGCCGCGGTCGACGAGCTCAACGCCAAGCAGGCCGCCATCCTGGCCTCGGCCGCCCGGCTGGTGAAGGTCGGCGGCCGGCTGGTCTACGCGACCTGCTCGATCCTGCCGCGCGAGAACCAGGACATCGTCGAGGCCTTCCTGGCCGCGCATCCCGGCTTCGAGCTGGTACCGGCCAATACGGTGCTGGCCGAGCAGAAGGTGGAGCTCGATACCGGCGACTACCTGCGGCTCGATCCGCAGCGGCATGGCTGCGACGGCTTCTTCGCCGCGGTGCTGACCCGCAAGGCCTGA
- the hda gene encoding DnaA regulatory inactivator Hda, with protein sequence MKQLPLDLQLPEPFGFDDFLIGPNLEAFLALKALADGVPGEGCVYLWGAHGTGKSHLLRATVLRALAGGLYARYWDAAETPLDELAHGYELLAVDHVDGLDDAGQVALFGLINAQREAGRVIVTAGSRPPAQLALREDLTTRLGWGLVFEIGEPADEDKATLLRHRARARGCEVDEAVCRWLVTHQSRDLGDLTRLLDRLDRAALAAGRPLTLPLVRETLRSGPGE encoded by the coding sequence ATGAAGCAGCTCCCGCTCGACCTGCAACTGCCCGAGCCGTTCGGTTTCGACGATTTCCTGATCGGCCCCAATCTCGAGGCCTTCCTGGCGCTCAAGGCGCTGGCCGACGGCGTGCCGGGCGAGGGCTGCGTCTACCTGTGGGGCGCGCACGGCACCGGCAAGAGCCACCTGCTGCGCGCCACCGTGCTGCGCGCGCTGGCCGGCGGCCTGTATGCGCGCTACTGGGACGCGGCCGAGACGCCGCTCGACGAGCTGGCGCACGGTTACGAGCTCTTGGCGGTCGACCATGTCGACGGGCTCGACGATGCCGGCCAGGTGGCGCTGTTCGGCCTGATCAACGCCCAGCGCGAAGCCGGCCGGGTGATCGTGACCGCCGGCAGCCGCCCGCCGGCGCAGCTGGCGCTGCGCGAGGACCTGACGACGCGGCTCGGCTGGGGCCTGGTGTTCGAGATCGGCGAGCCGGCCGACGAGGACAAGGCGACGCTGCTGCGCCATCGCGCGCGGGCGCGCGGCTGCGAGGTCGACGAGGCGGTCTGCCGCTGGCTGGTGACGCACCAGAGCCGCGACCTGGGCGACCTGACCCGGCTGCTCGACCGGCTCGACCGCGCGGCGCTGGCGGCCGGCCGGCCGCTGACGCTGCCGCTGGTGCGGGAGACCCTGCGGAGCGGGCCGGGCGAGTGA
- a CDS encoding cytochrome b gives MSKLQALSNTVMTWVDDRFPATKMYKEHMSEYYAPKNFNFWYYFGSLALLVLVIQIVTGIFLTMNYKPDGSLLPGTNVSVAFTSVEYIMRDVAGGWIIRYMHSTGASMFFVVVYLHMFRGLVYGSYKQPRELIWIFGMLIFLCLMAEAFLGYLLPWGQMSFWGAQVIVNLFSSIPVIGPDLSVWIRGDFVVSDATLNRFFALHVIAVPLVLLALVVAHLVALHEVGSNNPDGVEIKKHKDPKTGIPLDGIGFHPYYTVKDIFGVAVFLVIFSYVVFFAPEMGGFFLEHPNFDPADPLKTPPHIAPVWYFTPFYAILRAIPSFLGTQVWGVIGMGAAVVIIAFLPWLDRSPIKSIRYRGRKFKIALVLFLISFIGLGILGAKAPTDLRTILSQIFSVIYFGFFLGMPFFTKNDPGSVPVPDRVTDTNTHRQLAFLMYVGIAVIGAFVFAKLV, from the coding sequence ATGAGCAAGCTGCAAGCCCTGAGCAACACGGTCATGACCTGGGTCGACGACCGTTTCCCGGCGACGAAGATGTACAAGGAGCACATGTCCGAGTACTACGCGCCGAAGAACTTCAACTTCTGGTACTACTTCGGTTCGCTGGCGCTCCTGGTGCTGGTGATCCAGATCGTCACCGGCATCTTCCTGACGATGAACTACAAGCCGGACGGCTCGCTGCTGCCCGGCACCAACGTCTCGGTCGCCTTCACCTCGGTCGAGTACATCATGCGCGACGTGGCCGGCGGCTGGATCATCCGCTACATGCACTCGACCGGCGCCTCGATGTTCTTCGTGGTGGTCTACCTGCACATGTTCCGCGGCCTCGTCTACGGCTCCTACAAGCAGCCGCGCGAGCTGATCTGGATCTTCGGCATGCTGATCTTCCTGTGCCTGATGGCCGAAGCCTTCCTCGGCTACCTGCTGCCGTGGGGCCAGATGTCGTTCTGGGGCGCCCAGGTGATCGTGAACCTGTTCAGCTCGATCCCGGTCATTGGCCCGGACCTGTCGGTGTGGATCCGCGGCGACTTCGTGGTGTCCGACGCGACGCTGAACCGCTTCTTCGCGCTGCACGTGATCGCCGTGCCGCTGGTGCTGCTGGCCCTGGTGGTCGCCCACCTGGTGGCGCTGCACGAAGTCGGCTCGAACAACCCCGACGGCGTCGAGATCAAGAAGCACAAGGATCCCAAGACCGGCATCCCGCTCGACGGCATCGGCTTCCACCCGTACTACACGGTGAAGGACATCTTCGGCGTCGCGGTCTTCCTGGTCATCTTCAGCTACGTGGTGTTCTTCGCGCCTGAAATGGGCGGCTTCTTCCTCGAGCATCCGAACTTCGACCCGGCCGATCCGCTGAAGACCCCGCCGCATATCGCACCGGTCTGGTACTTCACGCCGTTCTACGCGATCCTGCGCGCGATCCCGTCCTTCCTGGGGACCCAGGTCTGGGGCGTGATCGGCATGGGTGCCGCGGTGGTCATCATCGCCTTCCTGCCCTGGCTCGACCGCAGCCCGATCAAGTCGATCCGCTACCGCGGCCGCAAGTTCAAGATCGCGCTGGTGCTGTTCCTGATCTCCTTCATCGGCCTCGGCATCCTGGGCGCCAAGGCGCCGACCGACCTGCGCACCATCCTGTCGCAGATCTTCAGCGTGATCTACTTCGGCTTCTTCCTCGGCATGCCGTTCTTCACCAAGAACGACCCGGGCAGCGTGCCGGTTCCCGATCGCGTCACCGATACCAATACCCATCGCCAGCTGGCTTTCCTGATGTACGTCGGCATCGCCGTGATCGGCGCCTTCGTGTTCGCCAAGCTGGTCTGA
- a CDS encoding ClpXP protease specificity-enhancing factor, with product MKSVPIKPYLLRAIHEWCSDHGHTPYMVVAVKGTMQVPMEYVKGGEITLNVSYNATRNLQLGDDYVRFSARFNGVSRDIFVPVGAVVSLFARETGEGMAWEPEFDGSEVMPERVAPLRAVSSEPEAAPAEAAPVDAEVAEAEPAVARAEDDDDKPTPPPAGRGHLRVVK from the coding sequence ATGAAATCCGTCCCGATCAAGCCCTACCTGCTGCGCGCCATCCATGAGTGGTGTTCCGACCACGGCCACACGCCCTATATGGTGGTGGCGGTGAAGGGCACCATGCAGGTGCCGATGGAATACGTGAAGGGCGGCGAGATCACGCTCAACGTGAGCTACAACGCCACCCGCAACCTGCAGCTCGGCGACGACTACGTGCGCTTCTCGGCGCGCTTCAACGGCGTCAGCCGCGACATCTTCGTGCCGGTCGGCGCGGTGGTCTCGCTGTTCGCGCGCGAGACCGGCGAGGGCATGGCCTGGGAGCCGGAATTCGACGGCAGCGAAGTCATGCCGGAACGCGTGGCGCCGCTGCGCGCGGTCTCCAGCGAGCCCGAGGCGGCCCCGGCCGAGGCCGCGCCGGTGGATGCCGAAGTCGCCGAGGCCGAGCCGGCCGTGGCCCGCGCCGAGGACGACGACGACAAACCCACCCCGCCGCCGGCCGGCCGCGGCCACCTGCGCGTGGTGAAGTAA
- the purN gene encoding phosphoribosylglycinamide formyltransferase, translating to MKQVVILISGRGSNMQAIVEAQIPGARIAAVIANRPDAAGLAWAAERGIATVGLDHRAYPSREAFDAALAESIDAFSPDLVVLAGFMRILGADFTARYAGRMFNIHPSLLPAFPGLHTHRRAIESGCKLAGCTVHFVTAELDHGPIVAQAAVPVLDEDDEHSLAARVLKEEHRLYPAAVRAFVEGRLAVDGLRVRQIG from the coding sequence TTGAAGCAAGTCGTCATCCTGATTTCCGGCCGCGGCTCGAACATGCAGGCCATCGTCGAGGCCCAGATCCCCGGCGCCCGCATCGCCGCCGTGATCGCCAACCGGCCCGACGCGGCCGGCCTGGCCTGGGCCGCCGAGCGCGGCATCGCCACCGTCGGGCTCGACCACCGCGCCTACCCGAGCCGCGAGGCATTCGACGCCGCGCTGGCCGAGTCCATCGACGCCTTCTCGCCCGACCTCGTCGTGCTGGCCGGCTTCATGCGCATCCTCGGCGCCGACTTCACCGCGCGCTACGCCGGCCGCATGTTCAACATCCATCCCTCGCTGCTGCCGGCCTTCCCCGGCCTGCACACCCACCGCCGCGCGATCGAGTCGGGCTGCAAGCTGGCCGGCTGCACCGTGCACTTCGTCACCGCCGAGCTCGACCACGGCCCGATCGTGGCCCAGGCCGCGGTGCCGGTGCTCGACGAGGACGACGAGCACAGCCTGGCCGCGCGCGTGCTGAAGGAAGAGCACCGCCTCTACCCGGCCGCCGTGCGCGCCTTCGTCGAGGGCCGGCTGGCCGTCGACGGCCTGCGCGTGCGACAGATCGGTTGA
- the purM gene encoding phosphoribosylformylglycinamidine cyclo-ligase — protein MSQAQSLSYRDAGVDIDAGDQLVENIKPFAKRTMRPEVLSGIGGFGGLVEISKKFKEPVLVSGTDGVGTKLKLAFELNRHDTVGIDLVAMSVNDILVQGAEPLFFLDYFACGKLDVTAATEVIKGIASGCEQSGCALIGGETAEMPGMYPVGEYDLAGFAVGVVEKSKIITGDSIVAGDVVLGLASNGAHSNGYSLIRKILHLTEADYNAPFDHGRSLADVVMAPTRLYVKPMLKLMETVTVKGMAHITGGGITENVPRVLPDDVVAQIDAKSWQLPKLFQWLQSQGNVETQEMYRTFNCGIGMVVIVAAEHADEATRVLTETGETVYRIGTVRARSGDEHQTQVA, from the coding sequence ATGAGCCAAGCCCAGAGCCTTTCCTACCGTGACGCCGGCGTCGACATCGACGCGGGCGACCAGTTGGTCGAGAACATCAAGCCTTTCGCCAAGCGCACCATGCGTCCCGAAGTGCTGAGCGGCATCGGCGGCTTCGGCGGCCTGGTCGAGATCAGCAAGAAGTTCAAGGAACCGGTGCTGGTCTCGGGCACCGACGGCGTCGGCACCAAGCTCAAGCTCGCCTTCGAGCTGAACCGCCACGACACGGTCGGCATCGACCTGGTGGCCATGAGCGTCAACGACATCCTGGTGCAGGGCGCCGAGCCGCTGTTCTTCCTCGACTACTTCGCCTGCGGCAAGCTCGACGTGACCGCCGCCACCGAGGTCATCAAGGGCATCGCCTCCGGCTGCGAGCAATCGGGCTGCGCGCTGATCGGCGGCGAGACCGCCGAGATGCCGGGCATGTACCCGGTCGGCGAATACGACCTGGCCGGCTTCGCGGTCGGCGTGGTCGAGAAGTCCAAGATCATCACCGGCGACAGCATCGTGGCCGGCGACGTGGTGCTCGGCCTGGCCTCCAACGGCGCCCACTCCAACGGCTACTCGCTGATCCGCAAGATCCTCCACCTGACCGAAGCCGACTACAACGCGCCGTTCGACCACGGCCGCTCGCTGGCCGACGTGGTGATGGCGCCGACCCGGCTCTACGTGAAGCCGATGCTCAAACTGATGGAAACCGTGACGGTGAAGGGCATGGCCCACATCACCGGCGGCGGCATCACCGAGAACGTGCCGCGCGTGCTGCCGGACGACGTGGTGGCCCAGATCGACGCCAAGTCCTGGCAACTGCCCAAGCTGTTCCAGTGGCTGCAGTCGCAGGGCAACGTCGAGACGCAGGAGATGTACCGCACCTTCAACTGCGGCATCGGCATGGTGGTGATCGTCGCCGCCGAGCATGCCGACGAAGCGACCCGCGTGCTGACCGAGACCGGCGAGACCGTCTACCGCATCGGCACGGTGCGTGCGCGCAGCGGCGACGAGCACCAGACCCAGGTCGCCTGA
- a CDS encoding cytochrome c1: protein MKNKIAQILAACALLLPVAATASTEVALDAAPLNVRDAESVQRGAQLFVNYCLSCHGAAAMRYNRLLDLGLTEQQVKDNLMFTTEKIGEPMRVAMQAKDGKAWFGATPPDLSLVARSRGADWLYTYLRSFYRDESRPTGWNNAVFDKVGMPHVLWQLQGDLELRKVEGEGHGEEAKGNVVRSWQTHEGHKVETHELVLVKPGSLTRLADGKANTFDYDNKMADLTNYLVWMGEPAQVTRQHIGYGVLLFLMFILVPMAYLLKKEYWRDIH from the coding sequence ATGAAAAACAAGATCGCTCAGATCCTCGCCGCCTGCGCGCTGCTGCTGCCGGTGGCCGCCACGGCGTCGACCGAGGTCGCGCTGGACGCCGCCCCGCTCAACGTGCGCGACGCCGAGTCGGTGCAGCGCGGTGCCCAGCTGTTCGTCAACTACTGCCTGTCCTGCCACGGCGCCGCCGCCATGCGCTACAACCGGCTGCTAGATCTCGGCCTGACCGAACAGCAGGTGAAGGACAACCTGATGTTCACCACCGAGAAGATCGGCGAGCCGATGCGCGTGGCCATGCAGGCCAAGGACGGCAAGGCCTGGTTCGGCGCCACGCCGCCGGACCTGTCGCTGGTCGCCCGCTCGCGCGGCGCCGACTGGCTCTATACCTACCTGCGCAGCTTCTACCGCGACGAAAGCCGGCCGACCGGCTGGAACAACGCGGTGTTCGACAAGGTCGGCATGCCGCACGTGCTGTGGCAGCTGCAGGGCGACCTCGAGCTGCGCAAGGTCGAAGGCGAAGGCCACGGCGAAGAGGCGAAGGGCAACGTGGTGCGCTCGTGGCAGACCCACGAAGGCCACAAGGTCGAGACCCACGAGCTGGTGCTGGTCAAGCCCGGTTCGCTGACCCGCCTGGCCGACGGCAAGGCCAACACCTTCGACTACGACAACAAGATGGCCGACCTGACCAACTACCTGGTCTGGATGGGCGAGCCGGCGCAGGTGACGCGCCAGCACATCGGCTACGGCGTGCTGCTGTTCCTGATGTTCATCCTGGTGCCGATGGCCTACCTGCTGAAGAAGGAATACTGGCGCGACATCCATTGA